Proteins found in one Brachypodium distachyon strain Bd21 chromosome 5, Brachypodium_distachyon_v3.0, whole genome shotgun sequence genomic segment:
- the LOC100823332 gene encoding GPI-anchored protein LLG1, with product MRGMGSPSAAILFSCVAMSMVAVGSAASNNSSFISMAALESADPASSRKLFGIPMMDQGVCPVRFDQMQHFGRIEATCKGDQVPTSQCCDAFACPYRDELNDLENGCSTEMLIRINTICMLPTSFFVECGNSRQGIDCESVKG from the exons ATGAGAGGGATGGGTTCCCCCAGCGCCGCCATCCTGTTTTCCTGCGTCGCGATGTCCATGGTCGCTGTCGGGTCTGCCGCGTCTAACAACTCGAGCTTCATATCAA TGGCGGCCCTTGAAAGCGCGGATCCAGCGTCGTCGCGCAAACTGTTCGGCATTCCCATGATGGATCAAG GGGTCTGCCCGGTGCGCTTCGACCAGATGCAGCACTTCGGCAGGATAGAGGCCACCTGCAAGGGGGACCAAGTGCCGACGTCACAGTGCTGCGATGCGTTCGCGTGCCCCTATCGGGACGAGCTGAACGACCTGGAGAACGGCTGCTCCACCGAAATGCTGATCCGGATCAACACGATTTGCATGCTGCCGACGTCCTTCTTCGTCGAGTGCGGGAACTCGCGGCAGGGGATCGACTGTGAATCTGTGAAAGGTTAA
- the LOC100829564 gene encoding LOW QUALITY PROTEIN: probable protein phosphatase 2C 42 (The sequence of the model RefSeq protein was modified relative to this genomic sequence to represent the inferred CDS: inserted 1 base in 1 codon; deleted 1 base in 1 codon) — translation MADGNQPRQPVTTKTTQRGENDRLEYAVSSLQGYRGNMEDAHAFEDFDVPTATSFFGVYDGHGGPDVSTYCARHFHLEIRKHPEFTNNLPTAVDGAFFRIDQMMTTDEGRRELTRYWDANXTLKDMLLRCARFEDHPGPIEVGSTACVALIRGNQIIVGNAGDCRCVLSRNRQAIVLTTDHKPSVLDERQRILNAGHFVEVTQGVSRVDNEIAVSRSIGDMRYKSNIALPPALQALTCAPEIRSENITDDAEFLVMACDGVWEIVENQGFIDYIHELLADEVNLGEICEALLDWCVQRSRENMTVLLVQFKHNAQAPAELPVEPRRSNPPWNFIRLGH, via the exons ATGGCAGATGGCAATCAGCCCAGACAGCCCGTGACAACAAAAACTACTCAGAGGGGAGAGAATGACAGACTTGAGTATGCTGTGTCATCTCTGCAAGGTTACCGCGGAAACATGGAAGATGCT CATGCATTTGAAGATTTCGATGTTCCCACTGCCACATCCTTCTTTGGTGTTTATGATGGTCATGGAG GACCTGATGTATCAACGTATTGTGCGAGACACTTT CATCTTGAGATTCGCAAGCATCCAGAGTTTACAAATAATCTGCCTACTGCAGTGGATGGAGCGTTCTTCAG AATTGATCAGATGATGACCACAGACGAAGGGCGGAGGGAATTAACTAGGTACTGGGACGCAA TAACTCTCAAGGATATGCTCCTCCGTTGTGCTCGTTTCGAG GATCACCCTGGGCCAATAGAGGTAGGAAGTACCGCGTGTGTGGCTCTCATTAGAGGCAATCAGATCATAGTTGGGAATGCTGGTGATTGTCGTTGTGTACTCTCAAGGAATCGTCAG GCAATTGTTTTGACCACCGATCACAAACCAAGTGTTCTGGATGAACGACAGAGAATATTAAACGCAGGACACTTCGTAGAAGTTACTCAAGGTGTCAGTCGTGTTGATAATGAAATCGCAGTTTCAAGATCGATCG GTGATATGAGGTACAAAAGCAATATAGCTTTGCCCCCTGCACTTCAAGCATTGACTTGTGCTCCTGAAATTCGCTCT GAAAACATAACCGATGATGCTGAGTTTCTTGTTATGGCATGTGATGGAGTCTG GGAGATTGTGGAAAACCAGGGATTTATTGATTATATACATGAGTTGTTGGCAGAT GAAGTGAACCTGGGGGAGATTTGTGAGGCCCTTCTTGATTGGTGTGTGCAGCGATCGCGTGAAAACATGACTGTCCTACTGGTTCAGTTCAAGCACAACGCCCAAGCGCCCGCCGAGCTTCCGGTTGAACCAAGAAGATCAAATCCCCCTTGGAATTTCATCAGGCTCGGGCACTGA
- the LOC100823638 gene encoding hydroxycinnamoyltransferase 1, with the protein MAITVKRSTMVRPAGETPRVRLWNSNLDLVVPRFHTPSVYFYRRAEAGGDAGATGVFFDGERMRRALAEALVPFYPMAGRLARDEDGRVEIDCNGEGVLFVEADAPDAAVDDYGDFAPTMELKRLIPAVDYTDDISSFPLLVLQVTYFKCGGVSLGVGMQHHVADGMSGLHFINSWSDLCRGLQIAIMPFIDRTLLRARDPPTPSYPHVEYQPAPAMLSSAPQVLTGKPMMPPTAVDIFKLTRSELGRLRSQLPSGEGAPRFSTYAVLAAHVWRCVSLARSLPPEQPTKLYCATDGRQRLQPPLPDGYFGNVIFTATPLAEAGKVTSGLEDGATVIQGALDRMSDDYCRSALDYLELQPDLSALVRGAHTFRCPNLGLTSWVRLPIHDADFGWGRPVFMGPGGIAYEGLAFVIPSSSKDGSLSIAISLQAEHMEKFRKLIFEV; encoded by the exons ATGGCGATCACGGTGAAGCGGTCGACGATGGtgcggccggcgggggagaCGCCGCGCGTGCGGCTCTGGAACTCCAACCTTGACCTCGTCGTGCCGCGCTTCCACACGCCCAGCGTCTACTTCTACCGGCGGGCCGAGGCGGGAGGGGACGCGGGCGCGACGGGGGTGTTCTTCGACGGCGAGCGGATGCGGCGCGCGCTGGCGGAGGCGCTCGTGCCGTTCTACCCGATGGCAGGGCGCCTCGCGCGCGACGAGGACGGGAGGGTTGAGATCGACTGCAACGGGGAGGGCGTGCTCTTCGTCGAGGCCGACGCGCCGGACGCTGCCGTCGACGACTACGGCGACTTCGCGCCCACCATGGAGCTCAAGCGCCTCATCCCGGCCGTCGACTACACCGACGACATATCCTCCTTCCCGCTCCTCGTGCTCCAG GTGACCTACTTCAAGTGTGGAGGCGTCTCCCTTGGTGTTGGCATGCAACACCATGTCGCTGATGGCATGTCTGGTTTACACTTCATTAACTCATGGTCGGATCTCTGCCGTGGACTTCAAATTGCAATCATGCCTTTCATCGATCGTACTCTCCTTCGTGCCCGTGATCCACCGACTCCATCTTACCCTCATGTTGAGTACCAGCCTGCCCCAGCCATGCTGTCCTCTGCGCCCCAGGTTCTCACTGGAAAGCCAATGATGCCTCCAACTGCTGTGGACATCTTCAAGCTTACCCGCTCAGAACTTGGCCGCTTGCGCTCACAGCTCCCCTCTGGCGAAGGTGCACCACGGTTCAGCACGTATGCAGTGCTAGCTGCGCATGTCTGGCGCTGTGTCTCCCTTGCTCGCAGCCTTCCTCCTGAACAGCCCACCAAGCTGTATTGTGCCACTGACGGGCGACAAAGGCTGCAGCCCCCGCTTCCAGATGGTTACTTCGGGAATGTCATCTTCACCGCCACCCCACTGGCCGAGGCAGGCAAGGTGACCAGTGGGTTAGAAGATGGAGCCACAGTCATCCAGGGAGCGCTAGATAGGATGTCTGATGACTACTGCCGCTCAGCATTGGATTACCTGGAGCTGCAACCGGATTTATCAGCATTGGTTCGAGGAGCTCACACATTCAGGTGCCCTAACCTCGGTCTCACCAGCTGGGTGCGCCTGCCGATCCACGATGCTGATTTTGGTTGGGGACGACCGGTGTTCATGGGTCCTGGAGGCATTGCATACGAGGGGCTGGCGTTCGTCATCCCGAGCTCGAGTAAGGATGGCAGCTTATCCATCGCTATCTCGTTGCAGGCCGAGCACATGGAGAAGTTCCGGAAGCTGATATTCGAGGTGTAA